A single Watersipora subatra chromosome 7, tzWatSuba1.1, whole genome shotgun sequence DNA region contains:
- the LOC137399212 gene encoding transmembrane emp24 domain-containing protein 10-like produces the protein MYGLSIKELTVLLLIGCQLTFSTALRFTIPANGKRCLKEEIHKHALVKGDYELSQIHGHHTTVKITDARDHIFYNNDKNELKGVFAFSVEEYDLFEICFINKLEPGGDGGQRAVTLNIKHGAEMKDYEAIAKAEKLKPLEKELRKLEDLSESIVSDFAYMRSREEEMRSTNESTHSRVLYFSVFSLACLIGLATWQVLYLRKYFKSKKLID, from the exons ATGTATGGTCTCTCTATAAAAGAACTAACTGTTCTTTTGCTTATTGGCTGCCAGCTTACATTCTCTACTGCGCTTAGATTTACTATTCCTGCTAACGGTAAAAGATGCTTAAAAGAAGAAATTCACAAACATGCTTTAGTTAAAGGCGATTACGAATTGTCGCAGATACACGGACACCACACGACAGTCAAA ATTACAGATGCTCGGGACCACATCTTCTACAACAATGATAAAAATGAGTTGAAGGGTGTCTTTGCCTTCAGTGTGGAAGAGTATGACTTGTTTGAGATTTGCTTCATAAATAAGCTGG AGCCTGGAGGAGATGGGGGTCAACGAGCTGTCACTTTGAACATTAAACACGGTGCGGAGATGAAAGACTATGAGGCTATCGCGAAGGCTGAGAAACTGAAGCCCCTAGAGAAAGAGTTGAGAAAATTAGAGGACCTCAGCGAAAGCATTGTTAGCGACTTTGCTTACATGAGATCTCGTGAGGAGGAGATGAGGAGCACAAATG AGTCAACACATTCCAGAGTGCTGTATTTTAGTGTATTCAGTCTTGCCTGCCTCATTGGCCTCGCCACTTGGCAGGTACTCTACCTGAGAAAGTACTTCAAGTCAAAGAAGCTTATTGATTAG